The Psychrobacter raelei genome contains the following window.
AGCAAGGTCAGATTACCCACTTTGATCGCTTAAAAAGCTCTATCCGTCAGGCCATTATCCAAGCTGAGGAAATGGCCAATTGTCGTATCCATAGTGTTTGGCTTACCTTATCGACTCCTGAATTATTAAGCCATAATGGCTTTGGTGTGGTGGATTTAGACAGTGGTGTGGTCGAAACCCAACACATTGTTAATGCGTTAACCTTAGCCAAAGCCAGTGTGCTACCCAATACCCATTATTTAATGCATTATTGCCAACAAGGCATCTTCCTTGAAAATCAAGAAAAGATGGTAGATGATGCCATTGGTATGTATGCAAACAAAGTCACTGTGATGTATCATTTAATGATGATGCCGGTGAGCAGCCGACAAAATATTCAAAAACTAATTCAAGCCTGTGATGTGAGCATTGACCATATGTTGTTCGATGCGGTATCAAGTGCTGAATATGGTCTGATGCCAGACGAACGTGAGCAAGGGGTGTGTTTGATCGATATCGGCGCAAGTACAACCAGTATTTGTGTTTATCGTGAAAATAAATTAATTTTTACCCACTGTATCGCTGATGGCGGTAATAACGTCACCATGGATATTTCAGCTGAGCTCAATATCACCATGATGGAGGCTGAAAGACTCAAAATTGAAAAAGGGACTGTGGATACGCGTGATATAGACCCTTCTCGTTTTGAGACGTTTGCTCGTGTGGGTAGTATGAATGATGAGGTAACGGTTAATATCTTACAGTTGGCTCAAATCATTGAAGCCCGTTATATCGAGCTTTATAAAGCGTTATTTCAAAAGCTTTCAGATGCCGGCTTACTCGACTACCTACAACGTGGTGTGGTATTAACCGGGGGTGGCAGTCAAGTCAAAGGTATGGTACGTTTCTCAAAACGCTTGCTTGAGATGCCGGTAGTGCTGACCACGCCGCATGAGGCAATTTCCGCTTACAACTATTTTGATAGTCATGATGAGAAGTTTAAAGAGCTCAATGCAAGAGTGGAGCAGCGCTCGCTACAAACTGCTTTTGGCGCGTTGTTATACAGTCAAAGCGAGCAGTTTAAACACAGCGAAAGAAGCTCTCCTGAAGCGTTAGAGGTTGATAAGCCCAATTCATTTAGCAGAATTAGACACAGTTTGAATAACTTTTTTAAAAACCTTATATAATTTAATTTTCATATTTGACAGTCATCACTTAGTTAATACATATAAAAATTAACTAAAAAAGGTGACCCCAAGGAGTGATAATGTCTAAGTACACAATGGCTACTAATAGCCACGATTTAAATAATGGCCAAGCTCGTTTTACAGTATTTGGCGTTGGCGGTGGCGGCGGTAACGCGGTTGAACATATGGTTCAACAAGGCGTTAAAGGGGTTACCTTTGTTTGTGCCAATACTGATAAGCAAGCCTTAGACAGACTAACTGCTGATAACAAACTACAATTAGGTGCCAATACCAACCGTGGTCTAGGCGCAGGTGCTAACCCTGAAGTGGGTCGTGAAGCCGCTGAGCAAGAAGAGGAGTCTATCCGTAAACTACTTGAAGACTCAGACATGGTATTTATTACTGCTGGTATGGGCGGTGGTACGGGTACGGGTGCGGCCCCTGTTGTGGCGCGTATTGCCAAAGAGATGGAAATCTTAACGGTCGGCGTAGTAACCACCCCCTTTAAATTTGAAGGCGGCAAACGTATTAAAGCGGCCAAAGCCGGTATCGATCAGTTATCAAACTTTGTAGATTCTATCATTACCATTCCAAACGATAAGCTATTAAAGGTGTATGGCAACATCTCAATGCAAGATGCTTTTAAAAAGGCGGACGATGTATTGATGCATGCAGTACAAGGTATTGCCCAGACCATCTCAAGCGAAGGTGTGATCAACATTGACTTTAATGATATCCGCACTGCTATGACCGCCAAAGGTCATGCTATGATGGGTATTGGCCGCGCCAGTGGCGAAGATCGTGCCCGTCAAGCGACTGAAAAAGCCATTCGCTCACCACTACTTGATAATTTATTGTTAGAAAATGCCAAAGGTCTTATCGTAAACGTTGTGTCTTCTGAATCAGTGACTTTAGATGAGCTAAATCAGATCACTGAAGTGGTTAACGATATTACCGATATAGAAGATGCCAATATCTTTATTGGTACAGTCATTGATGAGAAGCTAGGTGAAGACTTACATGTCACGGTGATCGCTACAGGTCTGACCTTAGATGAAAGCCAAGATGAGCGTAAGCCTATGCTGTCTGCCAATAGCAATCAAACCGTTGATCCTAGTGTACACACCAGCGCGTTTAACAGCCATCAAAAAGCGGCTCAGTCTCAAGCCTATCCGGCACAGGCACCTGCAGGTAGTTCTTCAGCTCCGCAGCAGCCTGCAGCGACTAAAACCAATAGCATCCAAGACTATCTAAAGCGTCAACAAAACCGTTAATAACTTAACAATAAAATTGTACCTGCTATTAAAAAGCCAAGCCAATGCTTGGCTTTTTTTATGCCTGTCTTTTGTGAAATTAACCACAAATACCTAGGATATAAGGTAATATTATTGAGCGACTGTGCTAGAATTCTTTTTATTTTGCTCGTTAATGACAGCAACTCATTGACGACAGCAATAAGGTACCGGCTTTATGAAACAACGCACCTTAAAACAGCCCATAACTGTCGTTGGGATAGGACTACATAGCGGTCAAGATGTCACCTTAACCTTGCAGCCTAGTGAGGTAAATACGGGGATTAGATTTTTGCGCACCGATATTGAGGATGCTCCCTTGATAGCGGCCGATGCATTTTTGGTGACAGACACGGTCATGTCCTCTAATCTGATGGTAAATGGCATAAAAATTGGCACAGTCGAGCACCTATTAAGTGCTTTGGCAGGCTTTGGTATAGATAACCTACTGATTAAGGTGTCTGATGCTGAGATTCCTATTATGGATGGCAGTGCTGCCAATTACGTCACCTTATTACTCGAGGCAGGTATAGAGGAGCAAGCCGCTCCTAAGCAGTTTATGAAAATATTAAAAC
Protein-coding sequences here:
- the ftsA gene encoding cell division protein FtsA; the protein is MSKSENLLAVIHLSATAVYVVVGNVISAKEIRIKGVGEVFTNDFQQGQITHFDRLKSSIRQAIIQAEEMANCRIHSVWLTLSTPELLSHNGFGVVDLDSGVVETQHIVNALTLAKASVLPNTHYLMHYCQQGIFLENQEKMVDDAIGMYANKVTVMYHLMMMPVSSRQNIQKLIQACDVSIDHMLFDAVSSAEYGLMPDEREQGVCLIDIGASTTSICVYRENKLIFTHCIADGGNNVTMDISAELNITMMEAERLKIEKGTVDTRDIDPSRFETFARVGSMNDEVTVNILQLAQIIEARYIELYKALFQKLSDAGLLDYLQRGVVLTGGGSQVKGMVRFSKRLLEMPVVLTTPHEAISAYNYFDSHDEKFKELNARVEQRSLQTAFGALLYSQSEQFKHSERSSPEALEVDKPNSFSRIRHSLNNFFKNLI
- the ftsZ gene encoding cell division protein FtsZ; its protein translation is MSKYTMATNSHDLNNGQARFTVFGVGGGGGNAVEHMVQQGVKGVTFVCANTDKQALDRLTADNKLQLGANTNRGLGAGANPEVGREAAEQEEESIRKLLEDSDMVFITAGMGGGTGTGAAPVVARIAKEMEILTVGVVTTPFKFEGGKRIKAAKAGIDQLSNFVDSIITIPNDKLLKVYGNISMQDAFKKADDVLMHAVQGIAQTISSEGVINIDFNDIRTAMTAKGHAMMGIGRASGEDRARQATEKAIRSPLLDNLLLENAKGLIVNVVSSESVTLDELNQITEVVNDITDIEDANIFIGTVIDEKLGEDLHVTVIATGLTLDESQDERKPMLSANSNQTVDPSVHTSAFNSHQKAAQSQAYPAQAPAGSSSAPQQPAATKTNSIQDYLKRQQNR